The following are encoded together in the Pleurocapsa sp. FMAR1 genome:
- a CDS encoding GNAT family N-acetyltransferase, with protein MTSSIPNNEQLIVRPLQYRDVDAINALVSECVAKETSKRLITIDRELEQVGSWYGLKRFLSLLPRSYYHGWRVYVAQYLEEVLGLIQVASLNSTRSTWRVERVLLNSNSSEVELLKTQKEIGSQLLRHCLQNIWEARTWMLEVNVNEKNHLALYRENGFQPLAQMTYWQISAELITQLAQQNPDLPNFLPISNADAPLLYQLDCVSMPPLLRQVFDRHAEDFKSSIVQNAVSQIRHWLNGTDVVSGYVFEPQRKAAIGYFRLESSKDGSRPHRAQLTVNPAYTWLYPKLTAQMAQIVQKSVERKQGLAPENQFYAQPLEIVSADYQPEREEYFNKIGAISAEHTLLMSRSVWHKIKEAKPLEGLQLSDVLQGLKPARAPIPSRISWLKSVSSSYQNIVRQKNIFSSKSAKFNPSENKSPGESFKPPSSGLI; from the coding sequence ATGACTTCATCCATACCTAATAATGAACAGCTTATAGTTCGTCCTCTTCAATATCGTGATGTGGATGCAATTAATGCTTTGGTGAGCGAATGTGTTGCCAAAGAAACTTCAAAGCGTCTTATAACTATCGATAGGGAACTAGAACAAGTAGGTTCTTGGTACGGACTAAAAAGGTTTTTGAGTCTTTTACCTCGTTCTTATTATCATGGTTGGCGAGTATATGTAGCTCAATATTTAGAAGAAGTTCTAGGTTTGATCCAGGTTGCTTCTCTTAACAGCACTCGTAGCACTTGGAGAGTAGAAAGGGTATTGCTCAATAGCAACTCTTCTGAAGTGGAGTTACTCAAAACCCAAAAAGAAATTGGTTCGCAGTTATTACGTCATTGTTTGCAAAACATTTGGGAAGCAAGGACATGGATGCTAGAGGTAAACGTGAATGAAAAAAATCATTTGGCTCTTTATCGAGAAAATGGTTTTCAGCCTTTAGCTCAAATGACGTACTGGCAAATATCAGCTGAACTAATCACTCAATTGGCACAGCAAAATCCAGACTTACCCAATTTTCTGCCTATAAGTAATGCGGATGCACCATTACTTTATCAGCTAGATTGTGTTTCTATGCCTCCGCTACTACGGCAAGTTTTTGACCGCCACGCAGAAGATTTTAAAAGCAGCATAGTTCAAAATGCAGTTAGTCAGATTCGACATTGGCTTAACGGCACGGATGTAGTTAGCGGGTATGTTTTTGAACCACAAAGAAAAGCAGCAATTGGCTATTTTCGACTAGAATCCTCTAAAGATGGTTCTCGTCCTCATCGGGCGCAATTAACCGTCAACCCTGCCTATACATGGCTGTATCCGAAGCTGACGGCGCAGATGGCGCAGATAGTTCAGAAATCTGTGGAGCGAAAACAGGGTTTGGCTCCTGAAAACCAATTTTATGCTCAACCGTTAGAAATAGTTTCTGCTGACTATCAACCAGAAAGAGAAGAATACTTTAATAAAATAGGCGCAATTTCTGCCGAGCATACTTTGTTAATGTCTCGCTCTGTGTGGCACAAAATCAAGGAAGCCAAGCCTTTAGAAGGGTTGCAGCTATCAGACGTGCTTCAGGGATTAAAACCCGCTCGCGCTCCTATTCCTTCTCGTATATCTTGGCTAAAGTCTGTTTCCAGTTCTTATCAAAATATTGTTAGACAGAAGAACATTTTTTCTTCCAAGTCTGCCAAATTTAATCCTTCTGAGAATAAAAGTCCTGGAGAATCTTTTAAACCCCCCAGCAGTGGACTAATTTAA